The segment ACGTGAAACGCCGCCCCTCAGCCTGTCCGGGGCCCCTCGCCCGTCAGTGGCGCCTACTTCACCGGCGGCTTGCGCAGGGAGAGGTGCAGCTCCTTGAGGCGGGCCTCCTCGACCTCGCTCGGGGCGCCCATCAGCAGGTCCTGGGCGTTGCCGTTGAGCGGGAAGGCGATGGTCTCGCGGATGTTGGGCTCGTCGGCCAGCAGCATGACGATGCGGTCGACGCCGGGGGCGATGCCACCGTGCGGCGGGGCGCCGAACTTGAAGGCCCGGAGCATGCCGCCGAACTCGGCCTCGACCGTCTCCTTGTCGTAGCCGGCGATCGCGAAGGCCTTGTACATGACCTCGGGCTCGTGGTTACGGATCGCGCCGGAGGACAGCTCGGTGCCGTTGCAGACGATGTCGTACTGCCAGGCCAGGATGTCCAGCGGGTCCTTGGTCTCCAGCGCCTCCAGGCCGCCCTGCGGCATGGAGAACGGGTTGTGCGAGAACTCGATCTTGCCGGTGTCCTCGTCCTTCTCGAACATCGGGAAGTCGACGATCCAGCAGAAGCGGAACTCGTCCTCGACGAAGTGACCGGCGCGCTTGGCGACCTCGACGCGGACCGCGCCCATGATCTTGGAGACCTCGTCGAACTCACCGGCGCCGAAGAAGACGGCGTGGCCGGGCTTGAGGTCCAGGGCGACGACCAGCGACTTGATGTCGTCCTCGGTGAGGAACTTGGCGATCGGGCCGGTCAGCGCGTTGTCCTCGCCGACGCGGACCCAGGCCAGGCCCTTGGCACCCTGCTGGACGGCGAAGTCGCCCAGCTGGTCGAAGAACTTGCGCGGCTGGTCGGCGGTGTCCGGCACGGCCAGCGCGCGGACGTGCTTGTCGGCGAAGGCCTTGAAGCCGGAGCCCGCGAAGACGTCGGAGACATCCACCAGCTCCAGCTCGGCGCGCAGGTCCGGCTTGTCGGAGCCGTACTTGAGCATCGCCTCGCGGAACGGGATGCGCGGGAACGGGGAGGTGACCGTGCGGCCGTTGCCGAACTCGGTGAACAGCTCGGTCATCAGCTTCTCGACGGGCTGGAAGACATCCTCCTGCTCGACGAAGCTCATCTCGACATCGAGCTGGTAGAACTCGCCCGGCGAGCGGTCCGCGCGGGCGTCCTCGTCGCGGAAGCAGGGCGCGATCTGGAAGTAGCGGTCGAACCCGGCGATCATCAGCAGCTGCTTGAACTGCTGCGGGGCCTGCGGCAGCGCATAGAACTTGCCGGCGTGCAGACGGGAGGGGACCAGGAAGTCGCGGGCGCCCTCGGGGGAGGTCGCGGACAGGATCGGGGTCGCCATCTCGTTGAAGCCGAGGGCCACCATCTTGTGACGGATGGCGGAGATGACCGCGGTGCGCAGCATGATGTTGCGGTGCATCCGCTCGCGGCGCAGGTCGAGGAAGCGGTATTCGAGGCGCTTCTCCTCGTTGACGCCGTCGTCCGCGTTGATCGTGAAGGGGATCTGGTCGGCGGCGCCGAGCACCTCGACGTCGGAGACCTCGATCTCGATCTCACCGGTCGGCAGGTCGGGGTTGACGTTGTCGGCACCGCGCGCGCTGACCTTGCCGTCGATGCGGACGACGGTCTCCTTGGTCAGCGAGCTGAGGGCCTCGTTGGCCGGTGTGCCGGGGCGGGCGACGAGCTGGACCAGACCGTAGTGGTCGCGCAGATCGATGAAGAGGATGCCGCCCAGGTCACGTCGATTGTGCAGCCAGCCGCTGAGGCGGACGTCGGTGTCGACGTCCGTGGCTCGGAGCTCGCCGCAGTTATGGGACCGGTACCGATGCATCGCTCATCCAAGTCGTCGCGAGTGTCGAGGTGAGGAGTTGTCGGGAGAGGGAGAGGAAAAGGAGTACGGGCTCAGCTGCCCGGTCGCTCTCCCCGTGGATCACCCGAAAGGCCACCCCAGGATTGACATAACCGCTCCAGGTTACCGTCCCGGCCGGCACGCCTTCGTTGACATATACGCATCAGCGCCATGGGGACCGGCCCGGCGCCTCCCGACTGGGACGATGGTCACGTTCCGGCTCGCTGGTGGGGCGTCGCCAAACGCACCTAAAGTGAGGCAATGCGCACCGAGGATCTCCTGGCCGCCATCGCGACCGGCATGTGGCGGTGGGACCACGCATCGGAACGGGTGACCCTCGACGCCGAAGCGGCCCGGCTGCTCGGGCTGCCCGCCGCACCGGCGGAACTGACCCAGGCCGCGGTGCGCTCCCGTTTTCATCCCGTCGACTTCGCCGAGGTCATGGGGATCGTGCAGCTCGCGGTCGCCGAGCAGACGCTCGCCGAGTCCCGGCTGCGCATCGTGGACGAGCACGGGCGGGTGCAGCGCATCGTCCGCTCCCGCTCCCGCCCCCGGATCGTCGACGGCGACCTCGAGATGGTCGGCACCCTCCAGGAGGTGCCCGAACCGCAGCCCGGGACCTCCGCCGCGCACACCCCGATAACCGGTGACTGGCGCCGCTCCCGTGAGGCGTTTCTGCTGGACGCGGGCCGGGCACTGGCCGAGGCGCGGTCCACCGCCGAGGTGCTGCGGGTCGCGGCCGGGCTGTCCATGCCGGGGTTCATGCCCGACGGACTGGCGGTCTTCGGCATCGACGGCGACCGGCTGCCGGTCATCGGCCAGCACGGCTACGCCTCCAGCGATGAGCGGCCGTTCGCCGACATGACGCTGACGGCCGACCACCCCGCCGCCGAGGTCGTCCGCACCGGCCGGGCCAGCTATCTGCCCACCCCGGAGGACTACCGCCGCCGCTACCCCGCCACCTGGCCGCTGGCCGCCCGTTTCCGCCGGACGTCCTGGGCGTTCCTGCCACTGGTGAACGCAGGCCGGACGATCGGCGCCTGGATGGCGGCGTTCGCCCAGCCGGTGGCGTTCACCCCCGATGAGCGCTCGGTGCTGACCACTGTCGCCCGGATGCTGGCCCAGGCACTGGCCCGGGCCGTCATGCAGGAGGAACAGCAGGAACTGGCGCTGGGTCTACAGCGCAGCATGATGCCGACGGTGCAGCCGGACATCCCGGGGATGACGGTCGCGGCCCGCTATGTCCCGACCGGCGGCGGACTGGAGGTCGGCGGTGACTGGTACGACATGATCCCGCTGCCGTCCGGCCGGATCGCGCTGGTCATCGGGGATGTCCAGGGGCACGACGTACGGGCCGCGGGCCTGATGGGGCAGCTGCGGATCGCGCTGCGGGCCTACGCGTCCGAGGGCCATCACCCCGACGCGGTGCTCTCCCGCGCCTCCCGTTTCCTGGCCGGGATCAATGAGACCGAGCTCCGCGGCCACGGCGCGGACCAGCGCTTTGCGACCTGCCTCTACATCGAGGTGGACCCGGCGACGGGGCTGCTGGACATCGCGCGGGCCGGCCACCCCGATCCGGCGATCCGGATGAGCGACGGCACAGTGCTGGTCCGGCCCACCGCGGGCGGACTGCCGCTGGGCATCGCCCCGGACACCGACTACCCCACCACCCGGCTCGTCCTGGAGCCCGGCGAGACCATGATGGTGTGCACCGACGGGCTGATCGAGACCGGCGGCCACGATCTGGAGACCGGCTGGGAGCGGCTGCGCGACGTTCTGGAGGCATGGGAGGCCGACGAGGACGGCGAGAGTCTGGAGCGGCTGGCCGACGCGCTGGTCCAGGCCGTGCACGGGCCGCCGTCGCACCACACCACCGGGCCGCTGGTGGACCGCCGCGAGGACGACATCGCCGTACTGCTGCTGCGCCGCGAGGGCACCGGCTGCGGGGTCGGCACCGGCGGTCCGCTGACGCCGCAGCCCGTCCGGCGCACCGTGCTCTCCGTGGCCC is part of the Streptomyces platensis genome and harbors:
- the aspS gene encoding aspartate--tRNA ligase, with protein sequence MHRYRSHNCGELRATDVDTDVRLSGWLHNRRDLGGILFIDLRDHYGLVQLVARPGTPANEALSSLTKETVVRIDGKVSARGADNVNPDLPTGEIEIEVSDVEVLGAADQIPFTINADDGVNEEKRLEYRFLDLRRERMHRNIMLRTAVISAIRHKMVALGFNEMATPILSATSPEGARDFLVPSRLHAGKFYALPQAPQQFKQLLMIAGFDRYFQIAPCFRDEDARADRSPGEFYQLDVEMSFVEQEDVFQPVEKLMTELFTEFGNGRTVTSPFPRIPFREAMLKYGSDKPDLRAELELVDVSDVFAGSGFKAFADKHVRALAVPDTADQPRKFFDQLGDFAVQQGAKGLAWVRVGEDNALTGPIAKFLTEDDIKSLVVALDLKPGHAVFFGAGEFDEVSKIMGAVRVEVAKRAGHFVEDEFRFCWIVDFPMFEKDEDTGKIEFSHNPFSMPQGGLEALETKDPLDILAWQYDIVCNGTELSSGAIRNHEPEVMYKAFAIAGYDKETVEAEFGGMLRAFKFGAPPHGGIAPGVDRIVMLLADEPNIRETIAFPLNGNAQDLLMGAPSEVEEARLKELHLSLRKPPVK
- a CDS encoding ATP-binding SpoIIE family protein phosphatase, with translation MRTEDLLAAIATGMWRWDHASERVTLDAEAARLLGLPAAPAELTQAAVRSRFHPVDFAEVMGIVQLAVAEQTLAESRLRIVDEHGRVQRIVRSRSRPRIVDGDLEMVGTLQEVPEPQPGTSAAHTPITGDWRRSREAFLLDAGRALAEARSTAEVLRVAAGLSMPGFMPDGLAVFGIDGDRLPVIGQHGYASSDERPFADMTLTADHPAAEVVRTGRASYLPTPEDYRRRYPATWPLAARFRRTSWAFLPLVNAGRTIGAWMAAFAQPVAFTPDERSVLTTVARMLAQALARAVMQEEQQELALGLQRSMMPTVQPDIPGMTVAARYVPTGGGLEVGGDWYDMIPLPSGRIALVIGDVQGHDVRAAGLMGQLRIALRAYASEGHHPDAVLSRASRFLAGINETELRGHGADQRFATCLYIEVDPATGLLDIARAGHPDPAIRMSDGTVLVRPTAGGLPLGIAPDTDYPTTRLVLEPGETMMVCTDGLIETGGHDLETGWERLRDVLEAWEADEDGESLERLADALVQAVHGPPSHHTTGPLVDRREDDIAVLLLRREGTGCGVGTGGPLTPQPVRRTVLSVAQAEPERIAEARRQVRDVLHDWADPDQVDSAVLMVSEMVTNVLLHTDGDALLVAEITGERGARRIRVDVADSSDELPHRRSPGELASSGRGLMLLELLAGAWGVDPRGDGKSTWFELYEAAAEAAGPLSSESESESAA